In one window of Rhinopithecus roxellana isolate Shanxi Qingling chromosome 15, ASM756505v1, whole genome shotgun sequence DNA:
- the LOC104657206 gene encoding histone H2AX, producing the protein MSGRGKTGGKARAKAKSRSSRAGLQFPVGRVHRLLRKGHYAERVGAGAPVYLAAVLEYLTAEILELAGNAARDNKKTRIIPRHLQLAIRNDEELNKLLGGVTIAQGGVLPNIQAVLLPKKTSATVGPKAPSGGKKATQASQEY; encoded by the coding sequence ATGTCGGGCCGCGGCAAGACTGGCGGCAAGGCCCGCGCCAAGGCCAAGTCGCGCTCGTCGCGCGCCGGCCTCCAGTTCCCAGTGGGCCGTGTACACCGGCTGCTGCGGAAGGGCCACTACGCCGAGCGCGTTGGCGCCGGCGCGCCCGTGTACCTGGCGGCAGTGCTGGAGTACCTCACCGCTGAGATCCTGGAGCTGGCGGGCAATGCGGCCCGCGACAACAAGAAGACGCGAATCATCCCCCGCCACCTGCAGCTGGCCATCCGCAACGACGAGGAGCTCAACAAGCTGCTGGGCGGCGTGACGATCGCCCAGGGAGGCGTCCTGCCCAACATCCAGGCCGTGCTGTTGCCCAAGAAGACCAGCGCCACCGTGGGGCCGAAGGCGCCCTCGGGCGGCAAGAAGGCCACCCAGGCCTCCCAGGAGTACTAA
- the DPAGT1 gene encoding UDP-N-acetylglucosamine--dolichyl-phosphate N-acetylglucosaminephosphotransferase isoform X4 produces the protein MIFLGFADDVLNLRWRHKLLLPTAASLPLLMVYFTNFGNTTIVVPKPFRPILGLHLDLGILYYVYMGLLAVFCTNAINILAGINGLEAGQSLVISASIIVFNLVELEGDCRDDHVFSLYFMIPFFFTTLGLLYHNWYPSRVFVGDTFCYFAGMTFAVVGILGHFSKTMLLFFMPQVFNFLYSLPQLLHIIPCPRHRIPRLNIKTGKLEMSYSKFKTKSLSFLGTFILKVAESLRLVTVHQSETGDGEFTECNNMTLINLLLKIFGPIHERNLTLLLLLLQVRMGTGFIPPCFPFSVILTPVHFSLQILGSAFTFSIRYQLVRLFYDV, from the exons ATGATCTTCCTGGGCTTTGCGGATGATGTACTGAATCTGCGCTGGCGCCATAAGCTGCTGCTACCCACAGCTGCCTCACTACCTCTCCTCATGGTCTATTTCACCAACTTTGGCAACACGACCATTGTGGTGCCGAAGCCCTTCCGCCCAATTCTTGGCCTGCATCTGGACTTGG GAATCCTGTACTATGTCTACATGGGGCTGCTGGCAGTGTTCTGTACCAATGCCATCAATATCCTAGCAGGAATTAATGGCCTAGAGGCTGGCCAGTCACTAGTCATTTCTGCTTCCATCATTGTCTTCAACCTGGTAGAGTTGGAAG GTGATTGTCGGGATGATCATGTCTTTTCCCTCTACTTCATGATACCCTTTTTTTTCACCACTTTGGGATTGCTGTACCACAACTG GTACCCATCACGGGTGTTTGTGGGAGATACCTTCTGTTACTTTGCTGGCATGACCTTTGCCGTGGTGGGCATCTTGGGACACTTCAGCAAGACCATGCTACTATTCTTCATGCCCCAGGTGTTCAACTTCCTCTACTCACTGCCTCAGCTCCTGCATATCATCCCCTGCCCTCGCCACCGCATACCCAG ACTCAATATCAAGACAGGCAAACTGGAGATGAGCTATTCCAAGTTCAAGACCAAGAGCCTCTCTTTCTTGGGCACCTTTATTTTAAAG GTGGCAGAGAGCCTCCGGCTGGTGACAGTACACCAAAGTGAGACTGGGGATGGTGAATTCACTGAATGTAACAACATGACCCTCATCAACTTGCTACTTAAAATCTTCGGGCCCATACATGAGAGAAACCTCACattgctcctgctgctgctgcaggtgaGGATGGGGACTGGGTTTATACCTCCTTGTTTCCCTTTCTCCGTGATTCTTACTCCAGTCCATTTCTCCTTGCAGATCCTGGGCAGTGCCTTCACCTTCTCCATTCGATATCAGCTCGTTCGACTCTTCTATGATGTCTGA
- the DPAGT1 gene encoding UDP-N-acetylglucosamine--dolichyl-phosphate N-acetylglucosaminephosphotransferase isoform X2: protein MWAFSELPMPLLVNLIVSLLGFVATVTLIPAFRGHFIAARLCGQDLNKTSRQQIPESQGVISGAVFLIILFCFIPFPFLNCFVKEQCKAFPHHEFVALIGALLAICCMIFLGFADDVLNLRWRHKLLLPTAASLPLLMVYFTNFGNTTIVVPKPFRPILGLHLDLGILYYVYMGLLAVFCTNAINILAGINGLEAGQSLVISASIIVFNLVELEGDCRDDHVFSLYFMIPFFFTTLGLLYHNWYPSRVFVGDTFCYFAGMTFAVVGILGHFSKTMLLFFMPQVFNFLYSLPQLLHIIPCPRHRIPRLNIKTGKLEMSYSKFKTKSLSFLGTFILKVAESLRLVTVHQSETGDGEFTECNNMTLINLLLKIFGPIHERNLTLLLLLLQILGSAFTFSIRYQLVRLFYDV from the exons ATGTGGGCCTTCTCGGAATTGCCCATGCCGCTGCTGGTCAATTTGATCGTCTCGTTGCTGGGATTTGTGGCCACAGTCACCCTCATCCCAGCCTTCCGGGGCCACTTCATTGCTGCGCGCCTCTGTGGTCAGGACCTCAACAAAACCAGCCGACAACAGAT CCCAGAATCCCAGGGAGTGATCAGCGGTGCTGTTTTCCTTATCATCCTCTTCTGCTTcatccctttccccttcctgaaCTGCTTTGTGAAGGAGCAGTGTAAGGCATTCCCCCACCATGAA TTTGTGGCCCTGATAGGTGCCCTCCTTGCCATCTGCTGCATGATCTTCCTGGGCTTTGCGGATGATGTACTGAATCTGCGCTGGCGCCATAAGCTGCTGCTACCCACAGCTGCCTCACTACCTCTCCTCATGGTCTATTTCACCAACTTTGGCAACACGACCATTGTGGTGCCGAAGCCCTTCCGCCCAATTCTTGGCCTGCATCTGGACTTGG GAATCCTGTACTATGTCTACATGGGGCTGCTGGCAGTGTTCTGTACCAATGCCATCAATATCCTAGCAGGAATTAATGGCCTAGAGGCTGGCCAGTCACTAGTCATTTCTGCTTCCATCATTGTCTTCAACCTGGTAGAGTTGGAAG GTGATTGTCGGGATGATCATGTCTTTTCCCTCTACTTCATGATACCCTTTTTTTTCACCACTTTGGGATTGCTGTACCACAACTG GTACCCATCACGGGTGTTTGTGGGAGATACCTTCTGTTACTTTGCTGGCATGACCTTTGCCGTGGTGGGCATCTTGGGACACTTCAGCAAGACCATGCTACTATTCTTCATGCCCCAGGTGTTCAACTTCCTCTACTCACTGCCTCAGCTCCTGCATATCATCCCCTGCCCTCGCCACCGCATACCCAG ACTCAATATCAAGACAGGCAAACTGGAGATGAGCTATTCCAAGTTCAAGACCAAGAGCCTCTCTTTCTTGGGCACCTTTATTTTAAAG GTGGCAGAGAGCCTCCGGCTGGTGACAGTACACCAAAGTGAGACTGGGGATGGTGAATTCACTGAATGTAACAACATGACCCTCATCAACTTGCTACTTAAAATCTTCGGGCCCATACATGAGAGAAACCTCACattgctcctgctgctgctgcag ATCCTGGGCAGTGCCTTCACCTTCTCCATTCGATATCAGCTCGTTCGACTCTTCTATGATGTCTGA
- the DPAGT1 gene encoding UDP-N-acetylglucosamine--dolichyl-phosphate N-acetylglucosaminephosphotransferase isoform X3 — protein sequence MWAFSELPMPLLVNLIVSLLGFVATVTLIPAFRGHFIAARLCGQDLNKTSRQQIPESQGVISGAVFLIILFCFIPFPFLNCFVKEQCKAFPHHEVALLFLPSLPSGILYYVYMGLLAVFCTNAINILAGINGLEAGQSLVISASIIVFNLVELEGDCRDDHVFSLYFMIPFFFTTLGLLYHNWYPSRVFVGDTFCYFAGMTFAVVGILGHFSKTMLLFFMPQVFNFLYSLPQLLHIIPCPRHRIPRLNIKTGKLEMSYSKFKTKSLSFLGTFILKVAESLRLVTVHQSETGDGEFTECNNMTLINLLLKIFGPIHERNLTLLLLLLQILGSAFTFSIRYQLVRLFYDV from the exons ATGTGGGCCTTCTCGGAATTGCCCATGCCGCTGCTGGTCAATTTGATCGTCTCGTTGCTGGGATTTGTGGCCACAGTCACCCTCATCCCAGCCTTCCGGGGCCACTTCATTGCTGCGCGCCTCTGTGGTCAGGACCTCAACAAAACCAGCCGACAACAGAT CCCAGAATCCCAGGGAGTGATCAGCGGTGCTGTTTTCCTTATCATCCTCTTCTGCTTcatccctttccccttcctgaaCTGCTTTGTGAAGGAGCAGTGTAAGGCATTCCCCCACCATGAA GTGGCACTACTTTTCCTACCATCTCTCCCTTCAGGAATCCTGTACTATGTCTACATGGGGCTGCTGGCAGTGTTCTGTACCAATGCCATCAATATCCTAGCAGGAATTAATGGCCTAGAGGCTGGCCAGTCACTAGTCATTTCTGCTTCCATCATTGTCTTCAACCTGGTAGAGTTGGAAG GTGATTGTCGGGATGATCATGTCTTTTCCCTCTACTTCATGATACCCTTTTTTTTCACCACTTTGGGATTGCTGTACCACAACTG GTACCCATCACGGGTGTTTGTGGGAGATACCTTCTGTTACTTTGCTGGCATGACCTTTGCCGTGGTGGGCATCTTGGGACACTTCAGCAAGACCATGCTACTATTCTTCATGCCCCAGGTGTTCAACTTCCTCTACTCACTGCCTCAGCTCCTGCATATCATCCCCTGCCCTCGCCACCGCATACCCAG ACTCAATATCAAGACAGGCAAACTGGAGATGAGCTATTCCAAGTTCAAGACCAAGAGCCTCTCTTTCTTGGGCACCTTTATTTTAAAG GTGGCAGAGAGCCTCCGGCTGGTGACAGTACACCAAAGTGAGACTGGGGATGGTGAATTCACTGAATGTAACAACATGACCCTCATCAACTTGCTACTTAAAATCTTCGGGCCCATACATGAGAGAAACCTCACattgctcctgctgctgctgcag ATCCTGGGCAGTGCCTTCACCTTCTCCATTCGATATCAGCTCGTTCGACTCTTCTATGATGTCTGA
- the DPAGT1 gene encoding UDP-N-acetylglucosamine--dolichyl-phosphate N-acetylglucosaminephosphotransferase isoform X1 — translation MWAFSELPMPLLVNLIVSLLGFVATVTLIPAFRGHFIAARLCGQDLNKTSRQQIPESQGVISGAVFLIILFCFIPFPFLNCFVKEQCKAFPHHEFVALIGALLAICCMIFLGFADDVLNLRWRHKLLLPTAASLPLLMVYFTNFGNTTIVVPKPFRPILGLHLDLGILYYVYMGLLAVFCTNAINILAGINGLEAGQSLVISASIIVFNLVELEGDCRDDHVFSLYFMIPFFFTTLGLLYHNWYPSRVFVGDTFCYFAGMTFAVVGILGHFSKTMLLFFMPQVFNFLYSLPQLLHIIPCPRHRIPRLNIKTGKLEMSYSKFKTKSLSFLGTFILKVAESLRLVTVHQSETGDGEFTECNNMTLINLLLKIFGPIHERNLTLLLLLLQVRMGTGFIPPCFPFSVILTPVHFSLQILGSAFTFSIRYQLVRLFYDV, via the exons ATGTGGGCCTTCTCGGAATTGCCCATGCCGCTGCTGGTCAATTTGATCGTCTCGTTGCTGGGATTTGTGGCCACAGTCACCCTCATCCCAGCCTTCCGGGGCCACTTCATTGCTGCGCGCCTCTGTGGTCAGGACCTCAACAAAACCAGCCGACAACAGAT CCCAGAATCCCAGGGAGTGATCAGCGGTGCTGTTTTCCTTATCATCCTCTTCTGCTTcatccctttccccttcctgaaCTGCTTTGTGAAGGAGCAGTGTAAGGCATTCCCCCACCATGAA TTTGTGGCCCTGATAGGTGCCCTCCTTGCCATCTGCTGCATGATCTTCCTGGGCTTTGCGGATGATGTACTGAATCTGCGCTGGCGCCATAAGCTGCTGCTACCCACAGCTGCCTCACTACCTCTCCTCATGGTCTATTTCACCAACTTTGGCAACACGACCATTGTGGTGCCGAAGCCCTTCCGCCCAATTCTTGGCCTGCATCTGGACTTGG GAATCCTGTACTATGTCTACATGGGGCTGCTGGCAGTGTTCTGTACCAATGCCATCAATATCCTAGCAGGAATTAATGGCCTAGAGGCTGGCCAGTCACTAGTCATTTCTGCTTCCATCATTGTCTTCAACCTGGTAGAGTTGGAAG GTGATTGTCGGGATGATCATGTCTTTTCCCTCTACTTCATGATACCCTTTTTTTTCACCACTTTGGGATTGCTGTACCACAACTG GTACCCATCACGGGTGTTTGTGGGAGATACCTTCTGTTACTTTGCTGGCATGACCTTTGCCGTGGTGGGCATCTTGGGACACTTCAGCAAGACCATGCTACTATTCTTCATGCCCCAGGTGTTCAACTTCCTCTACTCACTGCCTCAGCTCCTGCATATCATCCCCTGCCCTCGCCACCGCATACCCAG ACTCAATATCAAGACAGGCAAACTGGAGATGAGCTATTCCAAGTTCAAGACCAAGAGCCTCTCTTTCTTGGGCACCTTTATTTTAAAG GTGGCAGAGAGCCTCCGGCTGGTGACAGTACACCAAAGTGAGACTGGGGATGGTGAATTCACTGAATGTAACAACATGACCCTCATCAACTTGCTACTTAAAATCTTCGGGCCCATACATGAGAGAAACCTCACattgctcctgctgctgctgcaggtgaGGATGGGGACTGGGTTTATACCTCCTTGTTTCCCTTTCTCCGTGATTCTTACTCCAGTCCATTTCTCCTTGCAGATCCTGGGCAGTGCCTTCACCTTCTCCATTCGATATCAGCTCGTTCGACTCTTCTATGATGTCTGA
- the C2CD2L gene encoding phospholipid transfer protein C2CD2L isoform X1 has protein sequence MDLGWGQRDVGWVALLILFAASLLTVFAWLLQYARGLWLARARGDRGPGPALAGEPAGSLRELGVWRSLLRLRATRAGAAEEPGVRGLLASLFAFKSFRENWQRAWVRALNEQACRNGSSIQIAFEEVPQLPPRASISHVTCVDQSEHTMVLRCQLFAEEVRFPVSVTQQSPAAVSMETYHVTLTLPPTQLEVNLEEIPGEGLLISWAFTDRPDLSLTVLPKLQARERGEEQVELSTIEELIKDAIVSTQPAMMVNLRACSAPGGLVPSEKPPMLPQAQPAIPRPTRLFLRQLRASHLGNELEGTEELCCVAELDNPMQQKWTKPARAGPEVEWTEDLALDLGPQSRELTLKVLRSSSCGDTELLGQATLPVGSPSRPLSRRQVCPLTPGPGKALGPAATMAVELQYEEGSPRNLGTPTSSTPRPSITPTKKIELDRTIMPDGTIVTTVTTVQSRPRIDGKLDSPSRSPSKVEVTEKTTTVLSESSGPSNASHSSSPGDSHLSNGLDPVAETAIRQLTEPSGRAAKKTPTKRSTLIISGVSKVPIAQDELALSLGYAASLEASMQDDAGTSGGPSSPPSDPPAMSPGPLDALSSPTSVQEADETTRSDISERPSVDDVESETGSTGALETRSLKDHKVSFLRSGTKLIFRRRPRQKEAGLSQSHDDLSNATATPSVRKKAGSFSRRLIKRFSFKSKPKANGNPSPQL, from the exons ATGGATCTGGGCTGGGGGCAGCGGGACGTGGGCTGGGTGGCCCTGCTGATCCTCTTCGCAGCCTCGCTGCTCACGGTGTTCGCCTGGCTGCTGCAATATGCCCGGGGCTTGTGGCTGGCGCGGGCCCGCGGGGACCGGGGCCCGGGACCCGCCTTAGCCGGGGAACCCGCGGGTTCCCTGCGGGAGCTCGGCGTGTGGCGCTCGCTGCTGCGGCTGCGGGCGACTCGGGCTGGCGCCGCCGAGGAACCAGGAGTCCGGGGCCTCCTGGCGTCACTCTTCGCCTTCAAGTCTTTCCGGGAGAACTGGCAGCGGGCTTGGGTGCGAGCGCTGAACGAGCAGGCCTGCAGGAACGGG AGCTCCATCCAAATCGCCTTTGAGGAGGTGCCCCAACTCCCACCCAGAGCCAGCATCAGTCATGTGACCTGCGTAGACCAATCTGAGCATACCATG GTGCTGCGTTGCCAGCTCTTTGCTGAGGAGGTGCGGTTCCCAGTCTCTGTGACCCAGCAGTCCCCCGCTGCCGTCTCCATGGAGACCTACCACGTCACTCTGACACTGCCACCAACACAG TTGGAAGTCAACCTGGAGGAAATCCCTGGTGAGGGGCTGCTCATATCATGGGCCTTCACTGATCGCCCAGATCTCAGCCTAACGGTGCTTCCCAAGCTGCAGGCCAGGGAG AGAGGTGAGGAACAAGTAGAGCTCTCCACAATTGAGGAACTGATCAAGGATGCCATAGTCAGCACCCAGCCAGCCATGATGGTCAACCTCAGGGCGTGCTCTGCCCCAGGAGGCCTG GTACCCAGTGAGAAGCCACCCATGTtgccccaggctcagccagcCATTCCCAGACCTACCCGGTTATTCCTACGGCAGCTTCGGGCATCTCACTTGGGAAATGAGCTGGAAG GCACCGAGGAACTGTGCTGTGTAGCTGAACTTGATAACCCCATGCAGCAGAAGTGGACCAAGCCCGCAAGGGCTGGACCCGAGGTGGAGTGGACAGAAGACCTGGCACT GGATCTGGGCCCCCAGAGCCGGGAGCTGACCCTCAAAGTGCTGAGGAGCAGCAGCTGTGGAGACA CCGAACTCCTAGGCCAGGCCACACTGCCTGTGGGCTCCCCCTCCAGACCACTTTCTCGAAGACAGGTGTGCCCACTCACCCCAGGGCCAGGGAAAGCCCTGGGACCAGCAGCCACCATGGCAGTGGAG CTTCAGTACGAGGAGGGCTCTCCCCGGAACCTGGGTACTCCCACCTCCTCCACTCCACGCCCCAGCATCACACCTACCAAGAAGATTGAGCTTGACCGGACCATCATGCCCGATGGCACCATTGTCACCACAGTCACCACCGTCCAGTCCCGGCCCCGTATAGATGGCAAATTAG aCTCCCCCTCCCGCTCCCCGTCCAAGGTGGAGGTGACCGAGAAGACAACGACTGTGCTGAGTGAGAGCAGTGGCCCCAGCAATGCCTCCCATAGCAGCAGCC CAGGGGACAGCCACCTTTCCAACGGCTTGGACCCTGTAGCAGAGACAGCGATTCGCCAGCTGACAGAGCCCAGCGGGCGGGCGGCCAAGAAGACACCCACCAAGCGCAGCACTCTCATCATCTCCGGTGTTTCCAAG GTGCCCATTGCTCAGGACGAGTTGGCACTATCCCTGGGCTATGCAGCATCCCTGGAAGCCTCAATGCAGGATGATGCAGGGACCAGCGGAGGTCCCTCTTCACCTCCCTCAGACCCACCAGCCATGTCTCCAGGACCCCTAGATGCCCTCTCTAGTCCCACAAGTGTCCAGGAAGCAGATGAGACAACCCGTTCGGATATTTCTGAGAGGCCATCTGTGGATGACGTTGAGTCGGAAACGGGGTCCACTGGTGCCCTGGAGACCCGCAGCCTCAAGGATCACAAAG TGAGTTTCCTGCGCAGCGGCACTAAGCTCATCTTCCGCCGGAGGCCTCGACAGAAGGAAGCTGGCCTGAGCCAATCACACGATGACCTCTCCAACGCAACGGCCACGCCCAGTGTCCGAAAGAAGGCTGGCAGCTTTTCTCGCCGCCTTATCAAGCGCTTTTCTTTCAAATCCAAACCCAAGGCCAATGGTAaccccagcccccagctctgA
- the C2CD2L gene encoding phospholipid transfer protein C2CD2L isoform X2 has translation MDLGWGQRDVGWVALLILFAASLLTVFAWLLQYARGLWLARARGDRGPGPALAGEPAGSLRELGVWRSLLRLRATRAGAAEEPGVRGLLASLFAFKSFRENWQRAWVRALNEQACRNGSSIQIAFEEVPQLPPRASISHVTCVDQSEHTMVLRCQLFAEEVRFPVSVTQQSPAAVSMETYHVTLTLPPTQLEVNLEEIPGEGLLISWAFTDRPDLSLTVLPKLQARERGEEQVELSTIEELIKDAIVSTQPAMMVNLRACSAPGGLVPSEKPPMLPQAQPAIPRPTRLFLRQLRASHLGNELEGTEELCCVAELDNPMQQKWTKPARAGPEVEWTEDLALDLGPQSRELTLKVLRSSSCGDTELLGQATLPVGSPSRPLSRRQVCPLTPGPGKALGPAATMAVELQYEEGSPRNLGTPTSSTPRPSITPTKKIELDRTIMPDGTIVTTVTTVQSRPRIDGKLDSPSRSPSKVEVTEKTTTVLSESSGPSNASHSSSRDSHLSNGLDPVAETAIRQLTEPSGRAAKKTPTKRSTLIISGVSKVPIAQDELALSLGYAASLEASMQDDAGTSGGPSSPPSDPPAMSPGPLDALSSPTSVQEADETTRSDISERPSVDDVESETGSTGALETRSLKDHKVSFLRSGTKLIFRRRPRQKEAGLSQSHDDLSNATATPSVRKKAGSFSRRLIKRFSFKSKPKANGNPSPQL, from the exons ATGGATCTGGGCTGGGGGCAGCGGGACGTGGGCTGGGTGGCCCTGCTGATCCTCTTCGCAGCCTCGCTGCTCACGGTGTTCGCCTGGCTGCTGCAATATGCCCGGGGCTTGTGGCTGGCGCGGGCCCGCGGGGACCGGGGCCCGGGACCCGCCTTAGCCGGGGAACCCGCGGGTTCCCTGCGGGAGCTCGGCGTGTGGCGCTCGCTGCTGCGGCTGCGGGCGACTCGGGCTGGCGCCGCCGAGGAACCAGGAGTCCGGGGCCTCCTGGCGTCACTCTTCGCCTTCAAGTCTTTCCGGGAGAACTGGCAGCGGGCTTGGGTGCGAGCGCTGAACGAGCAGGCCTGCAGGAACGGG AGCTCCATCCAAATCGCCTTTGAGGAGGTGCCCCAACTCCCACCCAGAGCCAGCATCAGTCATGTGACCTGCGTAGACCAATCTGAGCATACCATG GTGCTGCGTTGCCAGCTCTTTGCTGAGGAGGTGCGGTTCCCAGTCTCTGTGACCCAGCAGTCCCCCGCTGCCGTCTCCATGGAGACCTACCACGTCACTCTGACACTGCCACCAACACAG TTGGAAGTCAACCTGGAGGAAATCCCTGGTGAGGGGCTGCTCATATCATGGGCCTTCACTGATCGCCCAGATCTCAGCCTAACGGTGCTTCCCAAGCTGCAGGCCAGGGAG AGAGGTGAGGAACAAGTAGAGCTCTCCACAATTGAGGAACTGATCAAGGATGCCATAGTCAGCACCCAGCCAGCCATGATGGTCAACCTCAGGGCGTGCTCTGCCCCAGGAGGCCTG GTACCCAGTGAGAAGCCACCCATGTtgccccaggctcagccagcCATTCCCAGACCTACCCGGTTATTCCTACGGCAGCTTCGGGCATCTCACTTGGGAAATGAGCTGGAAG GCACCGAGGAACTGTGCTGTGTAGCTGAACTTGATAACCCCATGCAGCAGAAGTGGACCAAGCCCGCAAGGGCTGGACCCGAGGTGGAGTGGACAGAAGACCTGGCACT GGATCTGGGCCCCCAGAGCCGGGAGCTGACCCTCAAAGTGCTGAGGAGCAGCAGCTGTGGAGACA CCGAACTCCTAGGCCAGGCCACACTGCCTGTGGGCTCCCCCTCCAGACCACTTTCTCGAAGACAGGTGTGCCCACTCACCCCAGGGCCAGGGAAAGCCCTGGGACCAGCAGCCACCATGGCAGTGGAG CTTCAGTACGAGGAGGGCTCTCCCCGGAACCTGGGTACTCCCACCTCCTCCACTCCACGCCCCAGCATCACACCTACCAAGAAGATTGAGCTTGACCGGACCATCATGCCCGATGGCACCATTGTCACCACAGTCACCACCGTCCAGTCCCGGCCCCGTATAGATGGCAAATTAG aCTCCCCCTCCCGCTCCCCGTCCAAGGTGGAGGTGACCGAGAAGACAACGACTGTGCTGAGTGAGAGCAGTGGCCCCAGCAATGCCTCCCATAGCAGCAGCC GGGACAGCCACCTTTCCAACGGCTTGGACCCTGTAGCAGAGACAGCGATTCGCCAGCTGACAGAGCCCAGCGGGCGGGCGGCCAAGAAGACACCCACCAAGCGCAGCACTCTCATCATCTCCGGTGTTTCCAAG GTGCCCATTGCTCAGGACGAGTTGGCACTATCCCTGGGCTATGCAGCATCCCTGGAAGCCTCAATGCAGGATGATGCAGGGACCAGCGGAGGTCCCTCTTCACCTCCCTCAGACCCACCAGCCATGTCTCCAGGACCCCTAGATGCCCTCTCTAGTCCCACAAGTGTCCAGGAAGCAGATGAGACAACCCGTTCGGATATTTCTGAGAGGCCATCTGTGGATGACGTTGAGTCGGAAACGGGGTCCACTGGTGCCCTGGAGACCCGCAGCCTCAAGGATCACAAAG TGAGTTTCCTGCGCAGCGGCACTAAGCTCATCTTCCGCCGGAGGCCTCGACAGAAGGAAGCTGGCCTGAGCCAATCACACGATGACCTCTCCAACGCAACGGCCACGCCCAGTGTCCGAAAGAAGGCTGGCAGCTTTTCTCGCCGCCTTATCAAGCGCTTTTCTTTCAAATCCAAACCCAAGGCCAATGGTAaccccagcccccagctctgA